The proteins below come from a single Anderseniella sp. Alg231-50 genomic window:
- a CDS encoding SRPBCC family protein produces MALHDALGKLQDTAASPLDEAYSSPPEIYTNPDMLELERCEIFEREWHCPGLAADIAEPGDYVTFSIGDQPVFCIRQKDGSIRSFSNVCRHRMMQLLEGSGSTRTIVCPYHAWTYGHDGSLRGASQMEKSKTFKKKDFCLPEIRTELWNGWIYITLNQDATPVAELLAPMNDLVAQYRMDRYIPCETQDHVWQTNWKLLAENFMEGYHLPVAHKATVGQWIGLDDTVFPDETSPHFTWQTFTKSETATYGRAAHGNDYLEGRWRYTTIMPTVFPAHMYILAPDHVWYLSLRPKGVGEVHVRFGVALAPERLAAFPSKQAALKDLVSFFDHVNEEDRFVVEGIFKGAHGALAKAGPLSYLEREIHDFQKYLAAKLCPGNAGAAKVAAE; encoded by the coding sequence ATGGCTCTTCACGACGCACTTGGGAAGCTGCAGGACACAGCGGCAAGCCCGCTTGACGAGGCATACAGCTCACCGCCGGAGATTTACACCAACCCGGACATGTTAGAGCTTGAACGGTGTGAAATCTTCGAACGCGAATGGCACTGCCCGGGACTGGCTGCGGATATAGCCGAACCCGGCGACTATGTGACCTTCTCCATTGGCGATCAGCCGGTGTTCTGCATTCGCCAGAAAGACGGATCGATCCGGTCTTTTTCCAATGTGTGCCGGCACCGGATGATGCAGCTGCTGGAAGGCTCCGGCAGCACCAGAACCATTGTCTGCCCCTATCACGCCTGGACCTATGGCCATGACGGCTCGTTGCGCGGCGCATCGCAGATGGAAAAGTCGAAAACCTTCAAAAAGAAGGATTTCTGCCTCCCTGAAATCCGTACCGAGCTCTGGAACGGCTGGATTTACATCACGCTGAACCAGGATGCGACACCGGTGGCGGAACTGCTGGCGCCGATGAATGACCTGGTCGCGCAATACCGCATGGACAGGTATATTCCGTGCGAGACCCAGGATCATGTCTGGCAGACCAACTGGAAGCTGCTGGCCGAAAATTTCATGGAAGGCTATCATCTGCCGGTTGCGCACAAGGCGACCGTTGGCCAGTGGATCGGACTGGATGACACTGTGTTTCCAGACGAGACTAGCCCGCATTTCACCTGGCAGACCTTCACCAAGAGCGAAACCGCAACCTATGGACGCGCAGCACACGGCAATGATTATCTCGAAGGCCGCTGGCGTTACACGACCATCATGCCGACCGTGTTTCCGGCCCATATGTACATTCTCGCGCCCGACCATGTCTGGTATCTGTCACTGCGTCCCAAAGGTGTTGGCGAAGTGCATGTCCGTTTTGGCGTTGCACTGGCTCCGGAACGACTGGCGGCATTCCCCAGCAAGCAAGCAGCTCTGAAGGACCTCGTGTCGTTTTTTGACCATGTCAACGAGGAAGACCGTTTCGTGGTGGAGGGCATTTTCAAGGGCGCCCACGGTGCGCTGGCGAAAGCCGGTCCGCTGAGCTATCTGGAGCGGGAAATCCATGACTTCCAGAAATACCTGGCGGCGAAGCTGTGTCCAGGCAATGCCGGCGCCGCGAAAGTGGCGGCAGAGTAG
- a CDS encoding Rid family hydrolase has product MPVHQRIRPFNTKDTYPEQNLSNDLSQGVVARGTTVFLRGQVAQDLDSRESLHAGDAGKQTAKAMENIKMLLEEAGSELAHICRIVVYVTDIRYREAVYQEMGKWLAGVFPCSTGLVVPALARPEWVVEIEVTAVIPD; this is encoded by the coding sequence ATGCCAGTGCACCAGCGCATCAGACCATTCAACACCAAGGATACGTATCCCGAGCAGAACTTGTCCAACGATCTGTCGCAGGGCGTCGTGGCCCGCGGCACCACGGTGTTTCTGCGTGGCCAGGTGGCCCAGGACCTGGACAGTCGCGAGAGCCTGCATGCCGGAGACGCCGGCAAGCAGACGGCAAAAGCCATGGAAAATATCAAGATGCTGCTCGAAGAGGCTGGTTCCGAGCTCGCGCATATCTGCCGGATTGTCGTTTATGTGACAGACATCCGTTATCGCGAGGCCGTATATCAGGAAATGGGCAAGTGGCTGGCGGGCGTGTTTCCCTGCTCCACCGGTCTGGTGGTGCCTGCACTGGCACGGCCTGAATGGGTAGTTGAAATCGAGGTAACGGCAGTCATTCCGGATTGA
- a CDS encoding FAD-dependent oxidoreductase, protein MTKLKTSPPHVTIIGAGIIGMSAALFLQRDGYKVTVIDKVPPGEGASFGNAGGVVVSNIVPPIHPGMLLKVPGWLLDPKGPVTVHWRHLPVAMPWLLAVARNAMPDKVRKITDARAQLGMRALQDHRSILSHAGASDLLAMEDGLHLYSTRKQYDDDAGWRTRRAEYGFAGQELSGDEAREIEPDLTPDIYKAVFWDGWHRIVDPYAMVQKLAEQVVRDGGSIVQDEVITIDQDGSRATRLHLMKGGEQTVQNLCICAGAWSHELARMLGSKVLLQAERGYHVIMKDPGVGLGRAVTHAAQPGAVTPHHDGVKIAGSDEIAANDAPADWRRADQMYVYGKRILPELRDMNGSETKWMGRRPSTPDSLPVISPSPNLVNVWYGFGHGHMGLSWGPTTGRMIADMMTARNSNTDPAPFHINRPM, encoded by the coding sequence GTGACGAAGCTGAAAACATCCCCGCCCCACGTCACCATTATCGGCGCAGGCATCATCGGAATGTCCGCTGCGCTGTTCCTGCAGCGCGACGGCTATAAAGTCACCGTGATCGACAAGGTACCGCCTGGTGAAGGCGCATCTTTCGGCAATGCCGGCGGTGTTGTGGTATCCAATATCGTGCCGCCCATTCATCCGGGCATGCTGCTGAAAGTACCCGGCTGGCTGCTCGATCCGAAAGGCCCGGTCACCGTACACTGGCGTCATTTGCCTGTCGCGATGCCATGGCTGCTGGCTGTTGCCCGGAACGCAATGCCGGACAAGGTGCGGAAGATCACTGACGCACGCGCGCAACTCGGCATGCGGGCATTGCAGGATCATCGCTCCATTCTTTCCCACGCCGGGGCGTCCGACCTGCTGGCGATGGAAGACGGACTGCATCTGTACAGCACCCGCAAACAGTATGATGACGATGCCGGCTGGCGCACCAGGCGGGCCGAATACGGGTTTGCCGGCCAGGAACTCAGTGGTGATGAGGCCCGTGAGATTGAGCCTGACCTTACGCCCGACATCTACAAGGCGGTGTTCTGGGACGGCTGGCACCGGATTGTCGATCCGTATGCGATGGTGCAGAAACTGGCCGAGCAAGTTGTTCGCGACGGCGGCAGCATCGTGCAGGACGAAGTCATAACCATAGACCAGGACGGGTCCCGCGCCACCCGGCTGCACCTGATGAAAGGCGGGGAACAGACGGTGCAGAACCTGTGCATCTGTGCCGGAGCCTGGTCACACGAACTGGCCCGCATGCTGGGGTCGAAAGTGTTGCTGCAGGCAGAGCGCGGCTACCATGTGATCATGAAGGATCCCGGTGTCGGGCTTGGCAGGGCTGTAACCCACGCAGCGCAACCCGGGGCCGTGACCCCGCATCATGACGGCGTCAAGATCGCCGGTTCCGACGAGATTGCCGCGAACGATGCGCCTGCGGACTGGCGCCGTGCCGACCAGATGTACGTCTATGGAAAGCGTATATTGCCGGAATTGCGGGATATGAACGGATCCGAAACGAAATGGATGGGGCGCAGGCCGAGCACACCGGATTCATTGCCGGTGATTTCGCCGTCTCCAAACCTTGTCAATGTGTGGTATGGATTCGGCCATGGCCATATGGGGCTGAGCTGGGGCCCGACGACGGGCCGGATGATCGCCGACATGATGACCGCACGTAACAGCAATACCGACCCTGCCCCCTTCCATATCAACAGGCCCATGTAG
- the pepN gene encoding aminopeptidase N, with product MRTETPPTIRLKDYKPSDYLIDHVSLDVALQPTATGVVSILKMRPNPASRTVNAPVRLDGEALELKSVAINGETIGDNRYTLTENQLIIDDVPEGQFELTIETQCNPDANTALSGLYRSNDVYCTQCEAEGFRRITYFLDRPDVLATYQVRVEADRDTVPVLLANGNPVETGELADGRHFAVWQDPWPKPSYLFALVAGDLACVTDHFTTVSGRKVELRIYVEQGKQDRCDWAMQSLKASMAWDETAFGREYDLDIFMIVAVSDFNMGAMENKGLNVFNDKYILARADTATDQDYVNIEAIIAHEYFHNWTGNRITCRDWFQLCLKEGLTVFRDQEFTSDMRSRAVKRIQDVRTLRSHQFPEDAGPLAHPVRPQSYIEINNFYTATVYEKGAEVVRMFKTLLGAEKFAKALNIYFDRHDGDAATVEDFVTCMEEASGRDLAQFFNWYNHAGTPSVNTRLDWDQAAATATLTVSQSLSATPGQSEKPDMHIPLATGLIGPDGADMELVLSDGQRIDSGILELRSAKQSWTFSGITDRPVLSINRGFSSPVNLTTGQRDEDLLFLMANDHDAFNRWEAGQTLSRSIIMSAMQAIKDGDEPDVIDDYADALASVLASQELEPAFKAQMLALPSEADIANMQGRNVNPDLIQSARDQVRKAVGGRLAEQLESLAGDLPAGDYSPSATAAGQRALAYAALSLLGAAEPAKTAAAALSRFEAARHMSDMMGPLNMLAGLDVAERDQALDMFHQRFTDDHLIVDKWFSLHAMRKGPDAAAHIRALMQHDDFSITRPNRVRALIGTFAGMNQTGFNSASGDGYDVLAEVVMALDERNPQVAARMVSAFRSYQLMDRVRQDKARTALGLIRDKQNLSADTLEMVSRMLD from the coding sequence ATGCGCACCGAAACCCCACCGACCATTCGCCTGAAAGACTACAAGCCCTCTGACTACCTGATTGACCATGTGTCTCTGGACGTTGCCCTGCAGCCGACGGCAACCGGCGTAGTCTCGATCCTGAAGATGCGGCCCAATCCGGCCTCCAGGACCGTCAACGCGCCGGTTCGCCTGGATGGAGAGGCGCTGGAACTCAAATCCGTCGCCATCAATGGCGAGACAATCGGCGACAACCGGTACACTTTAACGGAAAACCAGCTGATCATCGACGATGTACCGGAAGGCCAGTTCGAACTGACCATCGAAACGCAATGCAATCCGGATGCAAATACGGCACTGTCGGGTCTGTACCGCTCCAATGACGTGTACTGTACCCAGTGTGAGGCGGAAGGTTTTCGCCGCATCACCTATTTCCTCGACCGGCCGGATGTGCTGGCTACCTATCAGGTTCGTGTCGAAGCTGACCGGGACACCGTTCCGGTGCTGCTGGCCAATGGCAATCCGGTCGAAACAGGTGAACTGGCCGATGGCCGCCATTTTGCGGTCTGGCAGGACCCGTGGCCGAAACCTTCCTACCTGTTTGCCCTGGTGGCAGGCGACCTGGCTTGCGTCACGGATCATTTCACCACCGTGTCAGGACGCAAGGTGGAACTGAGGATTTATGTCGAACAGGGCAAGCAGGACCGCTGCGACTGGGCAATGCAGAGTCTCAAGGCGTCGATGGCCTGGGACGAAACGGCGTTCGGCCGCGAATATGACCTTGATATTTTCATGATCGTCGCCGTGTCCGACTTCAATATGGGCGCCATGGAGAACAAGGGCCTCAATGTTTTCAACGACAAGTACATACTGGCGCGCGCCGACACGGCCACCGACCAGGATTACGTGAATATCGAGGCGATTATCGCGCACGAGTATTTTCACAACTGGACAGGCAACCGGATCACCTGCCGCGACTGGTTTCAGCTGTGCCTCAAGGAAGGCCTGACGGTATTCCGAGACCAGGAGTTCACCTCGGACATGCGCTCGCGCGCCGTCAAACGCATCCAGGACGTGCGTACGTTGAGATCACATCAGTTTCCGGAAGATGCCGGGCCACTGGCACATCCGGTCAGGCCCCAGTCCTACATCGAGATCAACAATTTCTATACTGCCACGGTGTATGAAAAAGGCGCTGAAGTCGTGCGCATGTTCAAGACTTTGCTGGGTGCGGAAAAGTTTGCAAAAGCGCTGAATATCTACTTTGACAGGCATGACGGCGATGCGGCCACGGTGGAAGATTTCGTCACCTGCATGGAAGAGGCCTCCGGGCGTGATCTCGCGCAGTTTTTCAACTGGTACAATCATGCCGGCACGCCGTCAGTGAATACCCGGCTCGACTGGGACCAGGCGGCGGCTACCGCCACGCTCACCGTCAGCCAATCACTGTCTGCAACCCCCGGCCAGTCGGAAAAGCCGGACATGCACATTCCGCTTGCAACCGGGCTGATCGGGCCGGACGGCGCCGACATGGAGCTGGTTCTCAGTGACGGGCAGCGTATCGACAGCGGTATTCTGGAATTGCGCTCGGCGAAGCAGAGCTGGACCTTCTCCGGCATTACGGATCGTCCGGTGCTGTCCATCAACCGTGGATTTTCCTCCCCGGTCAACCTGACCACCGGACAACGCGACGAAGACCTGCTGTTCCTTATGGCAAACGACCATGACGCATTCAATCGCTGGGAAGCCGGTCAGACCCTGTCGCGTTCGATCATCATGTCCGCCATGCAGGCAATAAAGGACGGCGATGAGCCCGATGTGATCGATGACTATGCCGATGCACTGGCCAGTGTATTGGCCTCGCAGGAACTCGAACCAGCCTTCAAGGCCCAGATGCTTGCGCTGCCAAGCGAGGCTGATATCGCCAACATGCAGGGACGCAATGTCAATCCGGACCTGATTCAATCAGCGCGCGATCAAGTCCGCAAGGCGGTCGGCGGCAGGCTGGCGGAGCAGCTGGAAAGCCTGGCTGGCGACCTGCCTGCCGGCGATTACTCGCCAAGTGCGACAGCTGCCGGGCAACGGGCCCTGGCTTATGCGGCACTTTCACTGCTGGGCGCAGCGGAACCGGCCAAGACGGCAGCCGCAGCGCTGAGCCGGTTCGAAGCCGCCCGGCACATGTCCGACATGATGGGACCTCTGAACATGCTCGCCGGTCTTGATGTTGCAGAACGGGACCAGGCGCTCGACATGTTTCACCAGAGGTTCACCGACGACCACCTGATTGTCGACAAATGGTTCTCCCTGCATGCCATGCGTAAAGGCCCCGACGCTGCCGCTCATATACGCGCGCTGATGCAGCATGATGACTTCAGCATCACGCGGCCGAACCGGGTCCGGGCGCTGATCGGCACGTTTGCCGGCATGAACCAGACCGGTTTCAACAGCGCGTCCGGCGACGGCTATGACGTTCTGGCAGAAGTGGTCATGGCACTGGATGAACGCAACCCGCAGGTTGCAGCGCGCATGGTCTCGGCGTTCAGGTCCTATCAATTGATGGACCGGGTCCGGCAGGACAAGGCTCGAACGGCACTCGGCTTAATCCGCGACAAGCAGAACCTGTCTGCCGATACGCTGGAAATGGTGTCGAGAATGCTGGACTAG
- a CDS encoding PAS domain-containing sensor histidine kinase yields MSKAKLGELFFKERALKVSVGSKRVPSIAISERILRNLITGLILLFLMTLATALFLQLSASRERSIVASTKHTALVLRAAASDLSATLGAGFAGGRTVRALIPEDLAEVLPQDTGVRGRLFIATDEKGYVQTSYPEDLGLKGANLSTVFGQEGILGAAQQLGAPVLAITPANEEVYIGLRSLSPYLGQIVVIHPKAQVLQDWRSDVTQIATLFVVTLGVLVLLGTAFHWQASRAAEADQTLAVATERMDKALDRGHCGLWDWDIARGRIFWSKSMYDILGLETKGEFLSYGEVAERLHPDDDPIDQLVDVMLRGGRPAIDQEFRMKHCDGHWVWLRARAELSEAPGQDSPNLVGIAIDITEQKRLDKLNQEAELRLKDAIENVSEAFVLWDSDNHLVMCNSKYQQLHNLPASVCRPGSSYEDVTRVAREPVIRQRSAASTETALPTSIPEGSDGNTFEVQLEDGRWLQINERRTKDGGFVSVGTDISNLKMHEEKLLESERELMNTVRDLQKSRMELEQQSQRLADLAEKYSREKTRAEAANRSKSEFLANMSHELRTPLNAIIGFSEVIEQQLFGKVEIPKYLDYAHDIHSSGQYLLDVINDILDMSKIEAGRITLEVEKCSVPAVIEEALRIVSGRAQEGGVTLRKDLPDSLHAMADVRSLKQVLINVIANGVKFTPDSGSLTISARRVKKMAEIVIADTGIGIPPDQISKLGRPFEQVENQLTKTRSGSGLGLAISNSLIRLNDGSLHIASEKGKGTTVTITLPIAQKGKQPKRIVESDAVIEPIATGTQA; encoded by the coding sequence GTGTCCAAGGCAAAACTTGGAGAACTGTTTTTCAAGGAGCGGGCGCTGAAGGTCAGCGTCGGCTCCAAACGTGTACCGTCAATTGCAATCTCCGAACGCATCCTGCGCAACCTGATCACCGGGCTGATCCTCTTGTTCCTGATGACGCTGGCGACAGCCCTGTTCCTGCAATTGTCGGCCAGTCGCGAGCGCTCCATCGTTGCCTCAACCAAGCATACCGCACTGGTGCTGCGGGCTGCCGCCAGCGACCTGAGCGCGACCCTTGGCGCGGGCTTTGCCGGCGGCCGGACAGTGCGCGCACTGATCCCTGAGGATCTGGCGGAAGTGTTGCCGCAAGATACCGGTGTGCGTGGCCGGTTGTTCATTGCAACCGACGAGAAGGGTTATGTGCAAACCAGCTACCCGGAAGACCTGGGGCTGAAGGGCGCGAACCTCTCAACCGTGTTCGGCCAGGAAGGCATCCTTGGCGCCGCGCAGCAACTCGGCGCGCCGGTGCTTGCCATCACGCCAGCCAACGAGGAAGTCTATATCGGCCTGCGCTCGCTCAGCCCCTATCTGGGCCAGATCGTTGTTATCCACCCGAAAGCCCAGGTGCTGCAGGACTGGCGTTCTGATGTGACCCAGATAGCAACCCTGTTCGTCGTCACACTGGGAGTGCTGGTGCTGCTGGGAACAGCCTTCCACTGGCAGGCATCACGCGCCGCCGAAGCTGACCAGACGCTCGCCGTCGCGACCGAACGCATGGACAAGGCGCTGGATCGCGGACATTGCGGGTTGTGGGACTGGGATATCGCACGCGGCAGGATTTTCTGGTCGAAGTCCATGTATGACATTTTGGGCCTGGAGACCAAGGGCGAGTTCCTGTCCTATGGCGAGGTTGCCGAGCGCCTGCACCCGGACGACGATCCGATTGACCAGCTTGTCGATGTCATGCTGCGCGGCGGACGACCCGCCATCGACCAGGAATTCCGCATGAAGCATTGCGACGGCCACTGGGTGTGGCTGCGCGCACGCGCAGAACTTTCGGAAGCGCCGGGCCAGGATTCTCCGAACCTGGTTGGCATCGCCATCGACATTACCGAACAGAAGCGGCTCGACAAGCTGAACCAGGAGGCGGAACTGCGCCTCAAGGATGCCATCGAGAACGTATCGGAAGCATTCGTGCTGTGGGACTCAGACAATCACCTGGTTATGTGCAATTCCAAGTACCAGCAGCTTCACAACCTTCCAGCCAGCGTATGCAGGCCCGGTTCGTCATATGAGGACGTCACCCGGGTTGCGCGCGAACCGGTAATCCGGCAGCGCTCGGCGGCGTCAACCGAAACCGCCCTGCCGACCAGTATTCCCGAAGGCAGTGACGGCAACACATTTGAAGTGCAACTGGAAGACGGACGCTGGCTGCAGATCAACGAACGGCGCACCAAGGACGGTGGCTTCGTGTCGGTTGGCACTGATATCTCCAACCTGAAAATGCATGAGGAAAAACTGCTGGAGTCAGAACGCGAACTGATGAACACGGTGCGTGACCTGCAGAAATCCCGCATGGAGCTTGAACAGCAGTCGCAGCGGCTCGCCGACCTGGCTGAGAAATACTCCCGCGAAAAGACCCGTGCGGAAGCGGCCAACCGGTCAAAATCCGAATTCCTAGCAAACATGAGCCACGAACTGCGCACGCCGCTCAATGCAATCATCGGATTTTCGGAAGTCATCGAGCAGCAATTGTTCGGCAAGGTCGAAATCCCGAAATACCTGGACTATGCCCATGACATCCACAGTTCCGGGCAATACCTGCTCGATGTCATCAATGACATCCTCGACATGTCGAAAATCGAGGCCGGCCGGATTACCCTGGAAGTCGAGAAATGCTCGGTGCCGGCCGTTATAGAAGAAGCATTGCGGATCGTGTCCGGACGCGCCCAGGAAGGCGGCGTCACCCTGCGCAAGGACCTGCCCGACTCGCTGCACGCCATGGCAGACGTGCGTTCGCTCAAGCAGGTGCTGATTAATGTCATCGCCAATGGCGTCAAATTCACCCCTGACAGCGGCAGCCTCACCATTTCGGCGCGCCGGGTCAAGAAAATGGCGGAAATCGTCATTGCCGATACCGGTATCGGCATTCCACCCGATCAGATCTCCAAGCTGGGGCGTCCGTTCGAACAGGTGGAAAACCAGCTTACCAAGACCCGTTCCGGCTCCGGCCTCGGTCTTGCCATCTCAAACTCGCTGATCCGGCTCAATGACGGCTCGCTGCATATTGCCAGCGAGAAAGGCAAAGGCACCACAGTGACCATAACCTTGCCAATCGCCCAGAAAGGCAAGCAGCCGAAGCGCATCGTCGAATCCGACGCGGTCATTGAGCCGATTGCCACAGGTACACAGGCGTAA
- a CDS encoding sulfotransferase family protein, producing MHKIVALWAVPRSTSTAFEWMMRQRGDLDCLHEPFGEAWYQGEEPFWPRFTPDQKTTPGLTLDSVWADICARATEGPVFIKDFPHYINHMWDEAFLSNFTHSFLIRDPAKTISSMYDKWPDFDAAEVGFPEQRALFDLLTALNGKSPVVIDSDDLLADPHSMTAAYCEAVGIDFIEKALTWDPGADTGDYSWWDGGSFHANLKNSTGLKPQKRKYVSIENAAPRVQQVHRRMKPHYDRLHDHRLTVAT from the coding sequence ATGCACAAGATAGTCGCATTGTGGGCGGTGCCACGTTCAACTTCTACCGCTTTTGAATGGATGATGCGTCAACGCGGCGACCTTGATTGCCTGCATGAACCTTTCGGTGAAGCGTGGTATCAGGGCGAGGAGCCGTTTTGGCCCAGATTTACACCAGACCAGAAAACAACACCGGGACTAACCCTTGACAGCGTATGGGCGGACATTTGCGCCCGTGCGACAGAGGGGCCGGTCTTCATCAAGGATTTTCCACACTACATAAATCACATGTGGGATGAGGCGTTTCTCAGCAATTTCACCCATTCGTTTCTGATACGTGACCCGGCCAAGACCATATCCTCCATGTACGACAAATGGCCCGACTTCGATGCTGCAGAAGTCGGGTTTCCGGAACAGCGGGCCTTGTTCGATTTGCTCACCGCCCTGAATGGCAAATCACCTGTGGTTATCGATAGTGACGACCTGCTTGCAGACCCTCACAGCATGACCGCGGCCTATTGCGAAGCCGTGGGCATTGACTTCATTGAGAAGGCGCTGACATGGGACCCCGGCGCCGACACGGGGGACTACAGCTGGTGGGATGGTGGTTCATTTCATGCCAACCTGAAAAACTCCACAGGACTGAAACCACAAAAACGCAAATACGTATCCATTGAAAACGCTGCACCACGGGTGCAACAGGTTCATCGGCGCATGAAGCCTCACTATGACCGCTTACATGACCATCGTCTCACTGTTGCTACATGA
- a CDS encoding periplasmic heavy metal sensor → MSDAQTPKARRWSWLWIALIASLAINLAVVAAIVAHNAVGPHRHRSITGPGFTQILPRAFFRELDRDRRDELVGELRGHRKGFRALRKALREKARDVASALRAEPYDEAEVAKALAVYETEAQTMVGRGRNIAENFFRRLTPDERKQIADQIERKTMSKRRWKRWKHERKE, encoded by the coding sequence ATGAGCGATGCGCAAACCCCCAAGGCTCGCCGCTGGTCGTGGTTGTGGATAGCCCTGATTGCGTCCCTGGCCATCAACCTGGCGGTGGTTGCAGCCATTGTTGCCCACAACGCCGTCGGCCCGCACCGGCATCGCTCCATTACCGGGCCCGGTTTCACCCAGATATTGCCGCGGGCGTTTTTCCGCGAGCTTGACCGTGACCGGCGCGATGAACTGGTCGGTGAACTGCGTGGGCATCGCAAGGGATTTCGCGCCCTGCGCAAGGCCTTGCGTGAAAAGGCACGAGATGTCGCCTCCGCCTTGCGTGCAGAGCCATATGACGAAGCTGAGGTTGCAAAAGCGCTGGCGGTTTACGAGACCGAGGCGCAAACCATGGTGGGCCGTGGCCGCAACATTGCCGAAAATTTCTTCAGGCGCCTGACACCGGACGAGCGCAAGCAGATCGCCGACCAGATCGAGCGCAAGACCATGTCGAAACGGCGCTGGAAACGCTGGAAGCACGAGCGTAAGGAATAG
- a CDS encoding sigma-70 family RNA polymerase sigma factor: MNWQVARPAWGMAGYSENTADSSTAGDASPAVDAVLLEGVVAGDESAFATLVDRHYSLVFRLSARVLGNAADAEDVTQEAFVKLWRDPPVLRNQAALKGWIVRVARNLAIDRLRRARNTSDSELELLVDPSTAPDGHLRHGQAADEVSAAMAQLPERQRTALQLTYFEALGNQETASIMEVSVEAVESLLSRARRSLRTLLNPVWTDLIDELEQLK, translated from the coding sequence ATGAACTGGCAAGTAGCGCGTCCGGCTTGGGGAATGGCAGGATATAGTGAAAACACAGCAGACAGTTCGACTGCCGGAGATGCATCTCCGGCAGTCGATGCCGTGTTGCTTGAAGGGGTTGTTGCCGGTGATGAAAGCGCCTTTGCCACGCTGGTTGACCGGCACTATTCACTGGTCTTCAGGCTGTCCGCCCGGGTGTTGGGTAATGCCGCAGACGCTGAAGACGTGACCCAGGAGGCGTTCGTCAAACTGTGGCGTGATCCGCCGGTTTTACGCAATCAGGCGGCCTTGAAGGGATGGATTGTCAGAGTGGCGCGCAATCTTGCCATTGATCGGTTGCGACGCGCGCGCAACACGTCTGACAGTGAGCTGGAATTGCTGGTTGATCCGTCGACGGCGCCTGACGGGCACCTGCGCCACGGTCAGGCAGCAGACGAAGTGTCCGCCGCCATGGCGCAATTGCCCGAGCGCCAGCGCACGGCCCTGCAGTTGACCTATTTCGAAGCATTGGGCAATCAGGAGACTGCATCGATCATGGAGGTCAGCGTCGAGGCGGTGGAATCGCTGTTGTCGCGGGCCCGGCGGTCCTTGCGAACACTGCTCAACCCGGTGTGGACGGACCTGATTGATGAACTGGAGCAACTGAAATGA
- a CDS encoding EF-hand domain-containing protein, which produces MSIHFSAALSAALVIAGMSASSALAREPGMPRGERTFERLDKNKDGALAIEELEAKSVRRFMRLDADKNDKVTRVELENWLNRLSQRRIDRILRRMDADKDAAVTRAELRGYIGGLFVLADSDKSGGVTLQESRAYHVTARKKRTEARKARSQARQ; this is translated from the coding sequence ATGAGCATTCATTTTTCAGCCGCCTTGTCTGCCGCGTTGGTCATCGCAGGCATGTCCGCAAGCAGCGCATTGGCCCGTGAACCAGGCATGCCGCGTGGCGAACGCACTTTTGAGCGCCTCGACAAGAACAAGGACGGCGCACTTGCAATAGAAGAACTGGAAGCAAAATCGGTTCGCCGGTTCATGCGGCTTGATGCCGACAAGAATGACAAGGTTACCAGGGTCGAGCTTGAAAACTGGCTCAACCGGCTGTCTCAACGCCGCATTGACCGCATTCTGAGACGCATGGATGCGGACAAGGATGCCGCGGTTACCCGCGCCGAACTGCGCGGTTACATTGGCGGACTTTTTGTGTTGGCTGACAGCGACAAGTCAGGCGGCGTGACTTTGCAGGAATCGCGTGCCTATCATGTGACCGCACGCAAGAAACGGACCGAGGCTCGCAAGGCAAGGTCACAGGCCCGGCAATAG